In Dromiciops gliroides isolate mDroGli1 chromosome 5, mDroGli1.pri, whole genome shotgun sequence, the following are encoded in one genomic region:
- the LOC122728762 gene encoding olfactory receptor 6V1-like yields the protein MGNLSHPSEFILLGFSTFGKLQVVLYGPFLVLYLLALLGNIIIITMVLADAHLHTPMYFFLGNFALLDILVTMTVVPKMLSDLLVSTKTISFATCMVQFYFYFSFGSTTSLILADMALDRFVAICHPLRYGTLMSWTVCTHLAGVAWAAPFLAMVPTVLSRVQLSYCHGNIINHFFCDNAPLLQLACSDTSLLEFWDFMLSLAFVLSSFLVTLMSYAYIVTTVLRIPSASGRQKAFSTCSSHLTLVFIGFGSTIFIYVQPGKAHSVELNKFVVLVTNILTPVLNPFILTFRNETVKAVIQGQMQRLKDLRNSA from the coding sequence ATGGGAAATCTGAGCCATCCATCTGAGTTCATCCTTTTGGGCTTCTCAACATTTGGCAAGCTGCAGGTTGTGCTCTATGGGCCCttcctggtgctttatcttctgGCTCTTTTAGGAAACATAATCATCATTACCATGGTCCTGGCAGATGCCCACTTACATACCCCTATGTACTTCTTCCTGGGAAACTTTGCTCTATTAGACATCTTGGTCACCATGACTGTAGTGCCCAAGATGCTCTCAGACCTCCTTGTCTCCACCAAGACAATCTCCTTTGCCACTTGCATGGTCcaattctacttctacttctcCTTTGGCTCTACCACCTCCCTCATCCTGGCAGACATGGCTCTGGACCGCTTTGTGGCCATCTGCCACCCACTACGCTATGGCACCCTTATGAGCTGGACAGTGTGTACCCATCTGGCAGGGGTAGCCTGGGCAGCACCCTTCCTGGCCATGGTGCCCACTGTTCTCTCTCGGGTGCAACTCTCCTATTGTCATGGCAATATCATTAATCACTTCTTCTGTGACAACGCCCCCCTGCTACAGCTAGCCTGCTCAGATACATCCCTCCTAGAGTTCTGGGACTTCATGTTGTCTTTGGCCTTTGTCCTCAGCTCCTTCCTGGTGACGCTTATGTCCTATGCCTACATTGTAACCACTGTGTTGCGTATCCCTTCTGCCAGTGGCCGCCAAAAGGCTTTTTCTACTTGTAGTTCCCACCTCACCTTAGTCTTCATTGGCTTTGGCAGCACAATCTTTATCTATGTGCAACCTGGCAAAGCTCACTCTGTGGAGTTAAACAAGTTTGTTGTTTTAGTCACTAATATTCTGACCCCTGTCCTCAACCCCTTCATCCTTACTTTCCGCAATGAGACAGTTAAGGCTGTTATTCAGGGGCAGATGCAGAGGCTAAAGGATCTGAGGAATTCAGCATGA